The following DNA comes from Phytohabitans rumicis.
ATCTCCGGCGACACGCTCGGCGTATCGGTGGTCACGGCCGCGCCGGGGTCACGGGCCGTGCCGGCATTGGCACTGATGGTGAACGCCGTGCCGGCGCCGACCGTGGCCAGGACGACCGCCGTGGTCGCCAGGCGGCGCGGGGTCATTCGTCGCGCGATCATTCATCCACTCCTCTCCGTCAATGCGCGGTACGGGCCAGATGGTGGAAGAGTTCGGTTTTTGACGGAATTCTGAGAAAGCTCTGAGATCCGCGGCACCCCGCCTACTCCTCTTCCTCGATGTAGGCGACCATGATCCCCATCGCGTCCGGGATCGCCTCGTCCGTCTCGTACGTCGACTCCACCCGCACGGTCTGTCCGCGCTCCAGGGTGGTCACCGGGGTTCCGATGCACCGTTTGAGCGACGAGACCTCCTCCTCGCCGTGGATGTTGATGTAGCGCGGCGTCTCCCCGTACCGGACCACCGAGTCGCAGATCACCTCGCCGGTGCTCACGTTGGTGGCCTTGACGTTGACCCCGCCCATGTGGCTGTGCCCGCCGAGCCCGATCACCCGGCCGGGGACGTCGACCTCCCAGTCCCAGGTCTCGGTGGATCCGCCGGCCGGTACCTCGTAGATGTCGCGGACGCTGCCGCACGGCGCGACGTCCAGCCACACCGGGCGCAGCCGCTTCAACTCCGCCACATCGTCCGGCACGTACTCGTACGTGATCTCGACGTAGACGGTCTTCGGCTCCTCGGCGTGGTTCATGAAGTCCGAGGCCATGTTCCAGCGGTGCAGCCCGTCGTTGTAGTAGCCGTACCCGAGCGGCATCGCGATCTCGGTGCGCTCGTTTCCGGCGGCCGCGAACCGCTCGCCGAGAAACACCGACGGGTTGGGCAGGCTCCGCCCGCAGACCGGGTCGGAGCGGAACTGGTTGGTCAGCAGGAAGTGGTGCAGCCCCGGGCCGGTGTCCACATTGGCGACCGACCCGTCGGCGTACAGCATGTCGGGCTTGATGCTGGTGATGTAGCAGTCGCCGCAGGGCGTCTCGATGCCGAGCTCGATGATGTTGCGGCTGCGGCCGTCCTTGTCACCCACCGCGGCCGGCACCTCGTACGGGCCGTGCCGGATGGTCCGGGTGAGCGTGCCCGGGTTCTTGGCCCTGACCGGCGCCGGCGCGCTCGTCACCGGCGGGACCACCGGGGGCGTGTCCTCGGTGGCCGGTGCGGTGGGCTCGGGGCCCGCCGTGTGTGCCGCGTGCTGCGCCGCCCCGGCCACCGGCCGGGGGGCCGGCTTGCCGGGCGCGGTGGTCACGGAGACCAGCGCCACCACGGCGGCGGCGACCGCCGACATGGCGGTTCCGGCGACCGCCACCCGCTTCCTGATCGGGGGCACGGGAGCCCTCCCTTCCTACTCCTGGGAATAGGGGGCCACGGTACGACCGGGCGGGTGCGGGCATCATCGCGTCCGCGACACAGCATCCCGGGCGGGGTATGTCAGAGCGGTGACAAGCCGCCCCGCGAGTGACAACCCGGCGCCGCGAACCTTTGCCTGGCGTTACTGTCTGCCACGCCGCCGGAGTGGCTAGGTTGGCGCGCGTGAGAACACATTCGCGTCCACATCGGACACTCATTTCCCTCGTGCTGGCAACGGTAGCGGCGAGTCTGCTCGGTGCGCCCGCGTCGGCCCGGTCGGCGCGCCCCGGCGCGGAAGTCACCATCGACACCGGCACGGTCCGCGGCCGGGTGGCCGAGGACCACCGCGAGTTCCTCGGCATCCCCTTCGCCGCGCCGACCGCCGGGGAGGGTCGCTTCCGCGCCCCACGGCCGGCCGCCGCCTGGTCAGGCACCCGGGACGCCACGCGGTCCGGGACCCCGTGTTCGCAAGCGATCCCGGTCGTCGGGGCGTTCATCTCCTCGGAGGACTGCCTGACGGTCGACGTCTACACCCCACCGGTGCGGTCCGGCACCGACCTGCCGGTCATGGTCTGGATCTACGGCGGTGCCTTCACGCTCGGCGCCAACAGCGGCTACGACCCCACTCCCCTGGTGACCAAGGGCGACGTCATCGTCGTCGCGGTGAATTACCGGCTCGGCCCGTTCGGCTTCCTGTCCCTGCCGGGCCTGGACGCCGAGGCCGGCAGCGGCACGTCCGGAAACTACGCGCTCATGGATCAGCAGGCCGGGCTGGGCTGGGTACGCCGCAACATCGCGGCCTTCGGCGGCGATCCCGGCAACGTCACCCTCTTCGGCGAGTCGGCCGGCGGCGCCAGCGTCTGCCACCAGGTGGCCTCGCCGGAGGCGGCGGGCCTCTTCCAGAAGGCGATCGTCCAGAGTGGCTCCTGCGCCGGCTCCAACGGGCTGGCCCCGGTGTCGAAGGCCGAGATGCGCCGCCGCAGCCGCGCGTTCGCCCGGGACCTGGGCTGCACCGACCAGGCCCGCGAGGTGGCCTGCCTGCGCGCCCTGCCGCAGGACCGGCTGCTGTCCTCGGAGACGCTCCAGTTCCAGCTGGACCTGACCTGGGTGCCCAGCGTGGACGGCTTCATCGTGCCGCGCTCGCTGGACGAGGCGTGGCGCACCGGCGCGTACCAGAAGATGCCCTTGATCGTCGGGGGCACGCGCGACGAGGGGCGCACCTTCATCGCGCTCCTGGACCACCTGCTGACCGTGTCCCCGGTCAGCGAAGAGGAGTACGAGGCGTTCGTCCGCGACTCGTTCGGCGACGACGCCGGCGCGGTCCTCGCGGCGTATCCGGTGTCCGGCTTCGACTCGCCCGACCTGGCCAAGGCCACGGTGCTGACCGACAGCTCGTTCTCCTGCCCGGCGCAGCTGCACATCGAGCAGGCCGACGCGACCGGCGCCCGGATCTTCGCGTTCGAGCTCAACGACGCGGACCCGCCGCTGGCCGGCGTCGACCCGTTCATGCCGATGGGCAACTTCCACGGCGCCGACGTGCTGTACCTGTTCAACGCGCTGCAGGGCATACCCGCCATCCGGAACGACAACCAGCAGCGCCTCTCCGACCAGATGGTGGCGGCGTGGACCGCGTTCGCCCGTACCGGCGACCCGGAGGCGGTCGGCGGCACCGCGTGGCCCGCCTGGACGCCGCGGCGACCCCGCACGATCGAGCTCAACTCGGCCGGCAACCGGCTCACCACCGGCGTCTTCGACGACCACAACTGCGCCCTCTGGTCCCCCATCATCGGTGGCCGGTGAAGCGGCGCCGGCTCGCGGTGGGCCTGCTCGCCGCGCTGGCCGGGTCGGGCGTCCTCGACGGGGTCGCGTCCGCGGCCTCGTCGAGGGTGCTCGCCGAGCGGTGGCTCGGTCCCCGCACGGTGGACCTGACCGTCCACTCCCCGGCCAACAACCGCGCGTACCCGGTCCGGCTGCTCGTGCCGCCGGGCTGGTCCCGCACGGCCACGCGCACCTGGCCGGTGGTGTATCTGCTGCACGGCGGCAACGACGACTACACCTCGTGGACCCGGGAAACCGACATCGAGGAGCTGAGCGCCGCCGCCCAGGTGCTGGTGGTGATGCCAGACGCGGGCCGGGACGCCCTGTACGCCGACTGGCACCGGCCGACGGCGGGCCCGAACGCCGGTAAGTGGGAGACGTTCCACCTGACCGAACTGTGGAGCGTGCTGCGCGGCCGGTACCGGGCCGGCCCCGCGCGGGCCGTGGCGGGCATCTCGGCGGGCGGGTACGGCGCCATCACGTACGCCGCCCGGCACCCGGGGATGTTCGCGTACGCGGCCGGCTACAGCGCACCCTTGGACATCACCAACATCGCCATCCAGCTGGTCCTGTGCCGGACCGTGGCGGACAACGGCGACGACCTGTCCGCGGTGTGGGGCAACCCGATCACGCACGGGGACAACTGGAAGCGACACAACCCGCTCGACCTGGTCGCCAACCTGCGCGGCACGGGGATCTACCTGTCCAGCGGGGCCACCGGCCTGTCCGGCGAGTTCGATCCGAACGGCTCGTGGAGCCCGGTGCAGTTCAGCGAGGCGATGCTCGGGGCCAGCACGTTCGTGATGGCCGGGCGCCTGCTGCTTGCGGGCATCCCGGCCACCACGAACATCTATCTGGGCGGCACCCATTCCTGGCCGTACTGGCGGCGGGAACTGCACGCCTCCTGGCCGCGGATGATGGCCGCGCTCAGGGCCTACCGGTGACGACGAACGTCGCGAGGGCGGTCGAGACCGGCTCCGGGCGGCCGTTGTTCTGCACCCGGTCGGCGGTCAGGACGTCCAGGTGCTGGTATCCGGGGGCGACGACGGTGAAGCCGAACGGGGCCGGCGGCGCGTCCGGCCCCCGCAGGCCGTCGCCGGCGACCAGGGTGATCGTCGGGTTCGCGGTGATGCCGTCCCGGTGTACGGCGTTGCGGGCGATCTCGTCCGCGCCCGACTGCGAGATGTCCGTGACGATCTTGGTGGGAAAGTAGTCCTCGGTGAAGTCCAGCGGCTGCTCGCCCATGCTCCGGGCGAGTTGCTGGATGTCGGTGACCTCCTTGCCCGCGGTGGTGAACGGGGTGCCGTCCGCCGCGTTGGGCACCGGGCCGTCGCCGGCACGGAACCCGTTGTAGTTGCGCCAGGCGTACAGCGGACCGTCCGGCTGGTCCGGGATGGCCCGCGCCTCCCGCCCGAACATGGCGGCCAGGCCGGAGATGACGGGAATGGTGGAGACGTTGCGCGGCAACGGAAACTCCTTGTCCGCCACCTTACCGCCGGCGAAGAACCCGACGCTGGTCTGGAGGAAGGCCAGCGGCTGCGAGTTGTCGTCCAGCAGTGCGCCGAGCGCCGCCTCGTTCGTCAGCCGGAAGTCGCCGGCCGACGGGCTTCCGGTGAGGAAGGTGAGCAGGTTCTTGGACAGCAGCAGCCGCATGGTGGTGTCGAGGTTGGCGTTCTCCCCAGGTCGTCGACCAATGTGGACTGAGCCCGCGGAGCCACCAGCGCGGCCAGGCCGGCGAGCGTCAGGACGTTCATCGTCTCGGCGTTGATGACCGCGGGCGCCGACAGGGCGCGCGGTATGACGCCGGTACGCAGCCCGGCCTGGACCAGCGCGAAACTCAGGCCCGGGTCGGGCATCATGCCGGCGGGCATCATCTGGGCGCTGCCCGCGATGTCCGGCAGCGAGGTGGAGATCTGGCTGTCCAGGGCGAAGTAGCCCGAGCACTGGTTGAAGCCGGCGTCGGCGCGGGTGCCGGCGTCGCCGTCAAAGTCCCAGCTGGCGAAGAACGCGGTGAGGATGCCGCCGAGCGAGTGCCCGCCGCAGACCACCTTCTGCTTGCGCAGCCGCT
Coding sequences within:
- a CDS encoding carboxylesterase/lipase family protein, whose translation is MLATVAASLLGAPASARSARPGAEVTIDTGTVRGRVAEDHREFLGIPFAAPTAGEGRFRAPRPAAAWSGTRDATRSGTPCSQAIPVVGAFISSEDCLTVDVYTPPVRSGTDLPVMVWIYGGAFTLGANSGYDPTPLVTKGDVIVVAVNYRLGPFGFLSLPGLDAEAGSGTSGNYALMDQQAGLGWVRRNIAAFGGDPGNVTLFGESAGGASVCHQVASPEAAGLFQKAIVQSGSCAGSNGLAPVSKAEMRRRSRAFARDLGCTDQAREVACLRALPQDRLLSSETLQFQLDLTWVPSVDGFIVPRSLDEAWRTGAYQKMPLIVGGTRDEGRTFIALLDHLLTVSPVSEEEYEAFVRDSFGDDAGAVLAAYPVSGFDSPDLAKATVLTDSSFSCPAQLHIEQADATGARIFAFELNDADPPLAGVDPFMPMGNFHGADVLYLFNALQGIPAIRNDNQQRLSDQMVAAWTAFARTGDPEAVGGTAWPAWTPRRPRTIELNSAGNRLTTGVFDDHNCALWSPIIGGR
- a CDS encoding alpha/beta hydrolase — encoded protein: MKRRRLAVGLLAALAGSGVLDGVASAASSRVLAERWLGPRTVDLTVHSPANNRAYPVRLLVPPGWSRTATRTWPVVYLLHGGNDDYTSWTRETDIEELSAAAQVLVVMPDAGRDALYADWHRPTAGPNAGKWETFHLTELWSVLRGRYRAGPARAVAGISAGGYGAITYAARHPGMFAYAAGYSAPLDITNIAIQLVLCRTVADNGDDLSAVWGNPITHGDNWKRHNPLDLVANLRGTGIYLSSGATGLSGEFDPNGSWSPVQFSEAMLGASTFVMAGRLLLAGIPATTNIYLGGTHSWPYWRRELHASWPRMMAALRAYR